AATCGCCCGCCACCCCCTCTGAAGGAGTGAAAATGTGGTGGAAATCCACATGGCGCGTCAGGCCGTGTTCCGTATGGGAGCGGGAGGGAATCTCATAGGGAAGCAGGGCGAACTGGATTTCCCGGGCCAAATCTATCTCCTTCTCCAGGGACTTGTTGCGCTCTTCCAGAATACGGGCTGTTTCCGTGGCCTTGATCTCCGTCTTCACCAGCTTGGTGACGTCGCTGGAAATGCCCACGATGCCCTTCAGGTCCCCGTTGCGGCCATACCAAGGAAACTTGCTGATCTGGCTCCAGGAATCATCCTTGTGAAGCCATGTCTCATGATGGAGGCGGGCGCGGATGGGGCGTCCGGTAGCCATGATGTCCAGCTCCTCCTTGCGGGAAACATCGGACATCGTTTGATCGAAAAAGTAATCGTCCGTCCGTCCAGTCAGGTCAGCCGGCGTGGGCACGCCCAGCTTATTGGCCGTGGCGGTATTCGCCAGGACGAAGCGCGATTCCCGGTTCTTGAAATAAATGCTGTCCGGAATGTGCTCAATCAGGGTGTGGAACAGGTCCCTGTCTTCCGCGGCGCGCAGTTCCGCCGTCTTCCGCCGGGTGATGTTGACCCATACCCCTACCAGCATGACGGGGCGGCGCTGCTTGTCCCTGCGAGCGAGACCGTTGATGCGGACCCAGCTCCAGCTCTTGGAATTCAGCTTCTTCATGCGTATTTCAATGCGCATGGGCATGTGGGAATGGCCGTCCAGGTAACGGCGCACCTCCTGGGAAAAAAAGGCCTGGTCCTCCTCGTGGATGGTAAGCTCCGGCTGGGTGAAAATATTGGGGGCCTTCTCCTTGCGGCTGGCCCCCATCATGGTCAGGCAGCGGTCCGTGTAATGGATGACGCCCGTTTTGATATTCCAGATATAAAACCCTTCTTCCGCCGCCGCCAGGGCCATCTTGATCTTGTCCCAGGTAAAAACTCTCTGGGCGGAATGTCTGTTGCGTGAGGGCGGCATTGCAGTTGCCGTTATCTAACGACAAAACATCTGCCTTGGCAAGAGGCAAAATAAAGGAATCATTCCTGAAAAGCGGAACGGCAGGAGAAAAGCGGGAAACGGGCCCGGTTGCACCGGGGCGGCATCCGCCTATCTCTCCTTCTCCTCTTCCTGGGAATGAAGGAATTGCAGCTCTTTCTTCAAGGCGCTTCCTACGCGGTGCTTCGCCAGATAAACCTGGGCAATCGTGACGCCGAGCTGTCTGCGGACCTTCGCCGCATCCCACTCCCGTAGCACGTAATAATCAAAAATTTGAAACTGCTTGGGAGACACCTTCGCTTTGACGCGTTCCAGGGCCGCCTGGAGCAGGTTATTCTGCCACTCCCTCTCCCACACCTGGTCAAAATTATTCTTCCCTTCGTCCGGAATCTTGTCGATGGGATGTTCCTGGCTCTCCGTGGCGTCCGGGCTCATCAGCATGGCCGTATCCTTCTTCCGCTTGCGGAACTGGTCGTTGATGCGCCAGCGGGTCATATTCCAGAGCCAGAGCTTGAAGGAACCCTGTTCCGGCTTGTAAATATTCTTCTTGCTCTGCTTGGCGATGGAAAGA
The genomic region above belongs to Akkermansia massiliensis and contains:
- a CDS encoding SpoIIE family protein phosphatase, which codes for MPPSRNRHSAQRVFTWDKIKMALAAAEEGFYIWNIKTGVIHYTDRCLTMMGASRKEKAPNIFTQPELTIHEEDQAFFSQEVRRYLDGHSHMPMRIEIRMKKLNSKSWSWVRINGLARRDKQRRPVMLVGVWVNITRRKTAELRAAEDRDLFHTLIEHIPDSIYFKNRESRFVLANTATANKLGVPTPADLTGRTDDYFFDQTMSDVSRKEELDIMATGRPIRARLHHETWLHKDDSWSQISKFPWYGRNGDLKGIVGISSDVTKLVKTEIKATETARILEERNKSLEKEIDLAREIQFALLPYEIPSRSHTEHGLTRHVDFHHIFTPSEGVAGDWFDAFPVGNSGVGAIVCDVMGHGIRAALIASMLRGLMEQLSHLADNPAAFLSSLNHQLAKILQRANTTMFASAVYIYLDLETGVMTASTAGHPHPIILGPDGVARKMPLPRGIALGLLDDATYQNAQFPLLAGSRVLMYTDGLTEAANSEGEELGVERLIDYFNNSSPKSTKDFVHQALTCVAKFTGCTNQADDICMLGISYSEHEAKPGH
- a CDS encoding RNA polymerase sigma factor, giving the protein MNVPSLQPQNESQPDEQTLSQYAEHTRKSLIARLENWEDQRTWDEFYRTYWRLIYSVALKAGLREDEAWDVVQETILSIAKQSKKNIYKPEQGSFKLWLWNMTRWRINDQFRKRKKDTAMLMSPDATESQEHPIDKIPDEGKNNFDQVWEREWQNNLLQAALERVKAKVSPKQFQIFDYYVLREWDAAKVRRQLGVTIAQVYLAKHRVGSALKKELQFLHSQEEEKER